A stretch of DNA from Thermoanaerobaculia bacterium:
GTGAGCGGCGTCTCGATCATCGACGCCCAGCTCGTCTTCCACAAGGAGGAGTCCCGGACGTTGTCCGACGCGATGCGGCTCTACGTCGGACGCGCTCATGAGAACGCGCACAGCGCGCTCGCGGACGCCGAAGCGACGGCGCTCGTGATCGCGGGCCAGCTCGGCCGGTACCCGCAGATGCCGCGGACGCCGCGGGACGTCGCCGCCCGGTATCCGCCGCCGCGGGGAAGGCGGATCGACCCGGAAGGAAAGCTCGTCATGCGCGATGGGACCGTCTACGTCAATTTCGGCAAGAAACATCACGGGAAATCGTTCGACCAGGTCCGCGGTGAAGACCCGCATTTCTTCGACTGGGTGCTGTCCGGAGACTTCTCCCCGGCCGTGAAGCGCTGCGTGCGCGAGTACCTCGCCGGCGACCGCTGACGGACGGTCGGCCGCGCGGCGCCCTCCGCTGGAACCGCGCCGCCTCCCACGGCGCAATCCTCCTCCGCTCGGTTACTTCGCGGAGACCAATCGCGCCGTGACCTCCGCGGCTCGGCCCAAGCCCTCGACCGCTGCGGCGCCCCACGGGGACCGCGACGAAAAACCGACAACCGTGGGCCGCGCGGCCTCGCGCGTCGAGAACCGGCGGAGAACGCTCGGCCTCCGCGGAAGGCCGCCGGGTGCCGGCGCCGTCATCGGGGCGGACCGGAAACCGACGTCGGCCGCGCGGCGCGCTCCGCAGAAAGGGGGTCATGCGCCGCGGCCTGACTCAAATGCATCTATGCGGCGGCGGCGCCCTTTTCCTAGAGTTGCGGCGGAACGACCGCCATGAAATCGATCCTGATCGTCGAAGACGACGCCGGGCTCCGGCAGGCCCTCGAAGAGCTCTTGAACGCCGCCGGAATACCGCATGAAACCGCGGCGGACGGGTGCGAGGCGCTCGAGAAGCTGATGCAGGGACCCACTCCGGGAGCCGTCGTGCTCGACCTGATGATGCCGGTGATGGACGGCTTCCGGTTCCTGAGCGCGAGGAAACTCGACCGCCGCATCGCGGCGATTCCGGTGATCGTCCTCACGGCCGTGCCGGAAGTCCTCGTCGACCGCGCCGACCTGAACGTGCACGAGATCATCGCGAAGCCGTGCGATCCCGAGCGCCTCGTCGAAACGGTCCGGCGTTACGCCGAGCCGGTCTCCCACTGACGCGTCGTCAGGCGGGCGGCCGGGCGCGCGTCCGGACGACGACCGGAGGGGGAGCGGCGACGACGCGCGGCCGCGGGGACGCGGCGGCGGTCCATCCGAGGACGAGCGCTTTCGCGTCGACGGATCCCAGTCCCGTGACCCGATCGTAGCCGGGCCCCGCGGAGAAGCCGGTCACCCCGGGGACGCTGTTGTCCCCGGACACGATGTCCCGGAAGGGACGGGCGCTTCCCCCGGAGAACTGCGCCGACGCCATCCGGTAGAACACCGGGTTCGCGTTTCCCTGCCGCGCGCCCGCCTGCGACTGCACGACGAGCGCCATCAGTCCCGCGAAGGCCACCGTGGAAGCGGAAGTGCCGTTGACCACGTAGACGGTTCCGACCGAGGGGTCGTACTTCTGGAAGACGACGTAGCCGTCGTGCGCGGCCGCGTTCAACGAAACGTCGGGCGTGTCGCGCCGGCCGTCGTCGGGGACGCCGGGCGCGCGCTGCCACGACGGCTTCTCGTAGATCCCGCTCGGCCCGCCGCCCGTCGCGAGGAGCCCGGAGCCTCCCGGTTTCGTCCCGCTCTCGTTCCAGGCGATTTCCGGGACGGGAGACATCAGCGATTCTCCGGTGGCCGGGTCTTCGGTCGGCGACCACCAGCGGGCCGGATCGGCCTGGTCGTCGAGCCCGGTCCCGCCGACGCACACGTTCCACGGCGTCGAGCAGAGGCCGGAGACCGCGAGCCCGGTTCCGCGGTCCGCCGACGGGTCGTCGCACCCGGCGGCGCCGCTGTCGCCGGACGGCACGAACACCGTGATCCCCTGCGCCGCCGCCTGTTTCCAGAGCGCCTCGTAGAAAGCGTTCCCCGAGCCGAGATCGCGCTCGCAGAGGCCGAAGCTCGAGGACAGGATCGGCGCGATGTCGTGGTCGACGGCGTACTGCGCCGACAGGTCCGCCGCGTCGGAAGCGGTCGTCGATTTCGAGATCACGAACCGGATCGTGGCGTTCGGCGCCACGGCGCCCGCCCATTCGACGTCGAGATCGGCCTCGCTCTCCTCCATCTGTCCGTCGGTGCCGGTGCCGCTTCCGAGGTCGCCCGGATCCGTGCCGTTGTGGACGAAGACCGGATCGTTGGCGGGAAGTCCGAAGAAGAGGCGAAAGTTCCGCACGTCCGCGATCTGGATGTCGGTGCGCCCGACGACGGCGATCGACACGCCCCGTCCGTCGATCCCCAGATCGTAGAGCGGCTGGACGTCGTACATGACGGCGAAGTCGGCCGGTCCCATTCCGTGGTCGCCTCCCTGGAAGTCGACCTCGGGCCGGCGCGCCGCCACGGGGGGGCCGATCTGAGCGTGTTTCTTCGGGAAGTCGTCGAGCGAGAGGACGCCGCGAATCACGGAACCGAGCGCCCGCGGGATCGTCGGCGGAGAGACGTTGCCGTGCCGGAGCCGACCCTCCTGCCAGAATTCGTGGATCGGCGAACCGAACGCTTCCTCCACCTGGCCCGCGGTGCCGCTGATGTGGATCCACTGGCGGCCGGCCGCGACGTCGTCGACGGCGAAACCGTGCGCCTGCACCCAGTCGAGGACCGTCGCGATCGCGTCGTCCGAGGCGCCGAAGCGCCGTCCGAATTCCCCGGGCGTGATCCAGCGGTGGTAGTCCGGCGATGCGGGGTTCTGCTGCGCCTCGAGCAGCCTCGCGAGCTCGCCCTCCGCGCCCGCGCGAGGCCGCAGGGCGAGGGTGATCCGCTCGAGGGGCAGGTCGGGAGAGCCGGGCCCGAGGTCGCGCGCCGTGCGCGCGCCCGCGGGGACGCCTCCCGCGCGCACGCGGTCGCCTTCGTCGACCGGGAACCGCGCCGACGCGGACGCGGCGACGAGAAGAGCCAGAGTCAGGAAACCGAGGGTCCGACGGGGTTGTGTCATTCCGGGCGGGGGCTGCGAATCCCGTGCCCGCCGCGAGCCCTCCGATTCCGGAGTTCCGGCCCAAACCTCCGGGGGGCTCTGGGATGGGAGGGCGGCCTGCACGACCTGGAGAACCACGATCTGGAGAACAGGTATGGACGCGAAAACATGCCAGCGGTTATACGGCTCCGGGGGAGAGGGCGTCGGTCGAGAAGCTCCCGCGGCGGGTCCGTCGGGCGGCCGGCAGAACGGGAAGGGGGCGGGGACCGCCCGTCCCGCGCGGGGTGCGCGCTCGGACGCGCCGGATTCAGGGTCCGCGCGGGCTGATTTCGAAGACGATTTCGACCTGGGCTCGTTCGGACAGCTCTCCCGATTCGATCGGCGGAGCCGGGGCCATCGACGCCATCGCGCGCGCCATCATCGGTCTCGGAACGGGGCCGCCGGAGCTCTCCGAGATCGACACGACGGGGCCGACCGCGACGCCGCTCGCCCGGGCGAGCGCTTCGGCCCGCGCCCGCGCGTCGGCCACCGCGGCCTCGCGAGCCCGGGCGCGGAGCGGCCCGGGATTTTCGATCGTGAAGGCGATCCCGGAAACGGCGTTCGCGCCGGCGGCGACGGCGCCGTCGAGCACGTCGCCGGCGCGCGGAAGATCCCGGATCGTCACCTGGACGGTGTTCCGGACGCGGTAGCTGCCGGACGGGCGTCCTTCGGGCTCGCCGGCCGCCCGCGGCGGGGTCGGATTCTGTTCGAAGTTGATCGAGTACTCGACCGTCCGGATGTCGCGGGAGGCGATCCCGGCGCGCTTGATCGCCTCCAGGACGGAGCGCATGCGCCGATTCGCGTCCGAAACCGCGGCGGCGAGCTTCGGGTCGAGCGCCTCGACGCCGAGCGTCGTCACGGCGACGTCGGGGGCGCCGCTCGCTTCTCCTTCCCCGAAAACGGTGATCGTGCGCCGGCGCTCGGCGGAGGGGCGATCGGGAGGGTCGTCGGCGGTCGCCGCGCCGGCGACCAGCACCAGCAGGATCGCGGGAAGGATCGGTCGATTCTTCACGGCCCGCTGATCGTGAGCTTGTACGTGTTGACGAGGAACTTCGACATCTGCTCGCGGGTGACCGGCTGGCCCGGGGTGAAGGTCCCGTCCCCGTTGCCGTCGA
This window harbors:
- a CDS encoding exonuclease domain-containing protein; translated protein: MLHEVLTLTRPLVVLDTEATGTYPARDHVVEVAFVKFHPDGRREVFHRRVRPPIPIPPEATRIHGISDTDVAELPFFPALAREIADFLAGCDLAGYNIEGYDLPLLQIELARAGIDFDVSGVSIIDAQLVFHKEESRTLSDAMRLYVGRAHENAHSALADAEATALVIAGQLGRYPQMPRTPRDVAARYPPPRGRRIDPEGKLVMRDGTVYVNFGKKHHGKSFDQVRGEDPHFFDWVLSGDFSPAVKRCVREYLAGDR
- a CDS encoding response regulator, yielding MKSILIVEDDAGLRQALEELLNAAGIPHETAADGCEALEKLMQGPTPGAVVLDLMMPVMDGFRFLSARKLDRRIAAIPVIVLTAVPEVLVDRADLNVHEIIAKPCDPERLVETVRRYAEPVSH
- a CDS encoding S53 family peptidase; the encoded protein is MTQPRRTLGFLTLALLVAASASARFPVDEGDRVRAGGVPAGARTARDLGPGSPDLPLERITLALRPRAGAEGELARLLEAQQNPASPDYHRWITPGEFGRRFGASDDAIATVLDWVQAHGFAVDDVAAGRQWIHISGTAGQVEEAFGSPIHEFWQEGRLRHGNVSPPTIPRALGSVIRGVLSLDDFPKKHAQIGPPVAARRPEVDFQGGDHGMGPADFAVMYDVQPLYDLGIDGRGVSIAVVGRTDIQIADVRNFRLFFGLPANDPVFVHNGTDPGDLGSGTGTDGQMEESEADLDVEWAGAVAPNATIRFVISKSTTASDAADLSAQYAVDHDIAPILSSSFGLCERDLGSGNAFYEALWKQAAAQGITVFVPSGDSGAAGCDDPSADRGTGLAVSGLCSTPWNVCVGGTGLDDQADPARWWSPTEDPATGESLMSPVPEIAWNESGTKPGGSGLLATGGGPSGIYEKPSWQRAPGVPDDGRRDTPDVSLNAAAHDGYVVFQKYDPSVGTVYVVNGTSASTVAFAGLMALVVQSQAGARQGNANPVFYRMASAQFSGGSARPFRDIVSGDNSVPGVTGFSAGPGYDRVTGLGSVDAKALVLGWTAAASPRPRVVAAPPPVVVRTRARPPA
- a CDS encoding SIMPL domain-containing protein (The SIMPL domain is named for its presence in mouse protein SIMPL (signalling molecule that associates with mouse pelle-like kinase). Bacterial member BP26, from Brucella, was shown to assemble into a channel-like structure, while YggE from E. coli has been associated with resistance to oxidative stress.), yielding MKNRPILPAILLVLVAGAATADDPPDRPSAERRRTITVFGEGEASGAPDVAVTTLGVEALDPKLAAAVSDANRRMRSVLEAIKRAGIASRDIRTVEYSINFEQNPTPPRAAGEPEGRPSGSYRVRNTVQVTIRDLPRAGDVLDGAVAAGANAVSGIAFTIENPGPLRARAREAAVADARARAEALARASGVAVGPVVSISESSGGPVPRPMMARAMASMAPAPPIESGELSERAQVEIVFEISPRGP